The following DNA comes from Roseofilum reptotaenium CS-1145.
ACCAATCTCCTTGATAGATCACTTCAAAACTGCGGCTATTGCGCTGGCGACAACGTTGGGGTTCGAGTTTCGCCCATTGAGATAGGTATTGACAAAGGGGGGATTGAGTCATTATCCCTTAAAGATTGACAGGACAAGGTTAGATCGGAGCAATACCTGTATTGTATCAATCTACAGAGAAGTTGAGCGTTCAATTTGTTCGATTAGATTCCAGAATTTGAGAATGCCGAGGCTAAACAGCACTAAGGAGGTAATACCGGAGGTAAAAAATTCTAGGCTATTGCCTTCTAGGAGGCTGATTAAACTACTGCATCCTATCCAAGCGGCAATGCCCGTGAATACTGAGGCTGAGGTTCCTTCCTCTCCTCTGGTGATTAACAAGAGGGCAATTCCCGATCCCAAAACACTGACTAATCCGGAAATGGTTCCAGTACAGGTAATGGCGATCGCCACTACACCATAGCGCAAAATTAAACCCCAGGTTCGCACACGAGGGGATCGCGATCGATAGTTTACTCTTATCATCCCATTGACTCCCGAAATCCTTCCCTCTCTTATCAGCCTAAACCTTGACCCTACGGCAATCTGTTACATTTATTTAATCTGAGTAACGATTGAATGTGTCGAATACACATGACTTTAAATCATCATCGGAACCAATCATGAAACACGCAAGCCTTTCAGAGACTCAATATTATACCTGGAAAACCTATCGCTGTGCCTATGAAGTCAGTTCTTCACCGCAATTCGATCCCCAAACTACTCCTCTGCTCCTTATCCATCCGATTGGCGTGGGATTATCCCGTAGGTTTTGGGATCGCTTTATTACTCAGTGGCGAGATCAAGGCTATAGCCAACCGATTTATAATCCAGATTTGCTCGGATGCGGTGAAGGTGATATGCCGCGAGTTGCCTATACTCCCGAAGATTGGGCGGAGCAACTTAACTATTTTATCGAAACGGTGATTCAACAACCGGTAATTTTGGTGGTTCAGGGGGCCTTATTTCCTGTGGCAATTGCTTTAACACAACAGCAAAATAGTCACTCCTGGCTTAAAGCACTTGTCTTATCTACTCCACCGGCTTGGCCAGTCATAACACAAACGAGTCCTGATTGGCAAAATCGTCTCCTCTGGAATGGCTTTGATTCCCCCCTGGGTAGAGCGTTTTATCGTTATGCTCGTCGTCGTCAGTTTTTAGAATCCTTTTCCATACGTCAACTCTTTGGCGAACCTAAGCACGTGGATGATGAATGGTTAGATACCCTCCAAGTTGGCGCTCAAAACCCCGCTAGTCGCCATGCTGTGTTTTCCTTTCTGGCTGGATTTTGGCGCAGAGATTATCAAGAAGCCATTAGGAAAATTTCCCAACCCACTCTCGTAGCCGTGGGTGAAAAAGCCTCCAGCATTAGCAAAGAAGGAAAGCAAGAAAAAGCCGATCAATGGCTGACTAAATATCTCGCCCATCTGCCCAATGGAGAAGGGAAAAAAATCCCAGGACGCAATGTTTTACCCTACGAATCTACAGAGATTTTTGTTTCTTTGGTTGCCCAACAGTTGAGTCAATGGGAATTATAAGGTAACAGAGAATCGGGGAATACTGTTTAACTGGACATGCTATAGCAGTGAAAGAGTTGATTAGGACAGTGAGGTTATGGTTTGAGGCACTCTAGCAATAGGCTTGCTTTGCAATAGCTTGTATGGCTTAGGTTCTAAGGCTTCAAGCTATTCCCTATTCCCTATTCCCTAGCGCGAAGCGCTATAGAGTTTTCATCGCTTTAACTAACTCCTGGAATTACGATGTTATTTCAAACCATAAGCTTGCCCTCTCCCTATATGTCTTTCCCGTGGGAGAGGGAATTTTCCCCATTTTTAATTTTTAATTGATAAGGGAAAGCCTAACTTCTCCCGTTGCTCCAGATACAGATGGGCTATCTTGCGGGCTAAACTACGGATTCTGCCAATATAGCGCGTTCGTTCCGTTACAGCGATTACGCCCCTGGCATCGAGTAAATTAAAGCTATGGGAGCATTTAAGTACATAGTCTAAACCGGGAGTAACTAAGCCTTTGTCAATCAGTTGAGTGGCTTCTTGTTCATAGAGTTCAAATAACTTAAAGAGTAATTCTGGATTAGAGGCTTCAAAATTGTAGGTGCATTG
Coding sequences within:
- a CDS encoding alpha/beta fold hydrolase, with the protein product MKHASLSETQYYTWKTYRCAYEVSSSPQFDPQTTPLLLIHPIGVGLSRRFWDRFITQWRDQGYSQPIYNPDLLGCGEGDMPRVAYTPEDWAEQLNYFIETVIQQPVILVVQGALFPVAIALTQQQNSHSWLKALVLSTPPAWPVITQTSPDWQNRLLWNGFDSPLGRAFYRYARRRQFLESFSIRQLFGEPKHVDDEWLDTLQVGAQNPASRHAVFSFLAGFWRRDYQEAIRKISQPTLVAVGEKASSISKEGKQEKADQWLTKYLAHLPNGEGKKIPGRNVLPYESTEIFVSLVAQQLSQWEL